From Lujinxingia vulgaris:
GACTGCCTGGGCCAGGAAGCTCAAAAAGAGTTCTTGCCCATGCAACCCGGCGATGTGCAGGCCACCTACGCCGACGTCGACGACCTCATCAACGATGTGGGCTTTAAGCCCGACACCCCCATCGAAGAGGGCATCGCCAGCTTCGTGACCTGGTACCGCGAGTACTACGGCCGCTGATGCATCGACGCCGCGTTGCAGCGCGGCGTTTCTCGAGCCACAAAAAAACCGCCCCGCAAAGGGTCGGTTTTTTTGTTTATATTCAACCACTTAGGCCTAACACAAAACCACATCAACGCCGCACTCGCACCTATTTACGCCTGGATGACGCGCCGGGTCTCGTCCCTCAGCGCCCTCAACGCACGCCGCGTCGGCGCCCACGCAGGTACGAGAGCACCGTGGGGTGCGACCATAACCCGCCACGCACGGCGGGCTCGCGCCAGCGCGGTTGCTCGCCAGTCAGCAAGCCCTCAACCGCAGCTCCGACCATGGGCACTCCGTGGGCGAACTGCAGGTAGGGGTAGGTCGCAAAGTTATCTTCGACGGAGGGCTCGATGACCCGCTGCGCGAGAATCGCCCCGGTATCAATGCCCGCATCCACCAGGTGAACGGTCACCCCGAAGCGTTCCGGTTCGCCCTGATGCAGTGCCCAGTAGCCCCCGTGCACCCCGCGGTAATAGGGCGTAATGCCGGTGTGCAGGTTGATAAAAGGCGCCTCGACGCAGCGCAGCGTCGCTTTGCTGACGATGCGCGTGGCGCTGATCACCACCACCTCGGGCTCCAGCGCGCGCAACGCATCGCGCGCCTCATCCGAATTGACGGAAGGCACGGCGATGATCTGCGCTTCGGGGATCGGGTCACCACGCAGCTCATGGGTGCGTAAGAGCTCATCGATGCGTCGGCGCCCACGGCGTCGCAACACCGGCGCCACCGTCGTTTGAAAGAGGCTCTGGTGGCCGACTTGAAGCCAGCCCAGACGACGCGCACGTCGACGCAAAAAGTCGGCACGAGACATCGGGCGTTCCATAATCACCGGCACCGGTCCCAGACGTGCGCTGAGCTCATGGTAGAGCATCGGCGTCACATCGCCCGGACCGGCCAACATCACAACGCGGGGCGTACCCATGGTTCCTCCTGATAGCCCAGGCCCTGGCGCGCCACATCGGCCATGGTCGCGGTGACCATGCGCCCGGCCTCGCGCCAGCGCGCCATATGTTCGAGGATGTACTCCAGCTCCGAGAGGTGATCCTCCAGCCCCACCCCGAAGTTATGGGGGTGCCACCACAGGTGGTAGACGCCGCCGCACCGCACTGCCTCGTCGATCTCGCGGCAGATGCGCGCACGCTGGCGGCGCGCAAGCCAGGGGCTCCGTGTGGCCAGCGGGCGTAAAAAACGCGTCGCAGCGACATTGATCGGCTGTCGCACCAGCGGAGAGACCGCCGAGACGCAGCGCGCCCCAGTCAACGGTGTGAGGCTATCGAGCAGGCGCGCCGCCCGGCGCACCCCGGTGTTTCGAGCGCGAGCATGCGCCTGGTACAGCCACCCGGGCGGGTTGCCTCGATACACCTCCAGGCCCAGGTTCCGGCAGATATCCAGGTACTCTCGGCGCACCTGATTTCTGGGAAAGACCAGGCTGGTCAAACGCACCCCGCGCCGTGCCGCCACTGCGACCGCCGCTTCCAGATCAGCCTCGAAGTCTGCGGCCTCTTGCCCCGGCTCATAGCAATAATAATGCGAGAAGGTATGCGAGGCGATCTCCTGCCCGGGGCTGGCCTCGATCAAACGAATCAGCGAGAGCCCGTAATGAAAGGGATCTTCGACCTCGTCTTTTCCGATCGACGCGATATGCGGATAGGGCGAGAGCGAGGCGTCGCGGTAAGCCGGAATGCGGCGAGGGAGGCTGGCGAGCAGCTCGTCGCGGTGCTCGCAGAAGAGCATGCCCACGGTCGCCCAGGTGGCCATCACCCCATAATTCTCAAAGAGCTTGAGCATCGCCGGGACCGCCCGGCGCACCCCCAGCAGCGCCATACGGTAGTCTTCCAGACGGCGGTGGTCGCGCACGCCCCAGTAAAGCTCCAGATCCAGCGAGATCACAAAGCGCGCAGCCCGCATCTTCTCCCCCGATGATGATGTGCGTTTTGAAAACGCGTCGGGGCGACCGCCCCACCGGATCACTCCGATGAGGAGGTTCCCCGACGCGTATGAGTCAGGTTGCGCGCGCTCCCCCCGGCGCGCGCGCCCCCCTGAAGCGCCTCAAACTAGCGCGCTCTCCCGAGCTGAAAGGGTGAGTGAGGATCGTCTTCGTGACGAATCTCATCGACCTCTTCAGCGTAACCTTCGCCGCGGTAAAGCTGGTTGGGGCAGTTGATCACCCAGCCCGGTCCGCGACTGATATTTTGATAGGCATGCACCACCCCCGGCGGGATGATCACCGCCGAGGGCATCTCCTCTCCAAGCTCAAAGGACTCGTAGCGCTCGTAGCTGGTCGAGGCCATGCGGTTATCCCAGAGATGCAAGCGAAAGGTCCCCGGCCCCATAAAACAGAAGTAGTCGGCCTGGTCGACGTGCTCATGCGGTCCCCGCGCCACCCCGGCCTCGGTCTGCGAGAGGTAGGTCATCACCGGCCAGAACTCGCGCGGGAGCTGGTCATGACGCCAGAGCTCGGTCAACCAACCCCGATCATCGCGGTGGCGACTCAAGGGCCGCACCACCACGCCGACGATCTTCGAGAGAGACTCCTGCTCCTCTGCGCGGCTCATAAGCGCTCCCGGTCTGCGGCCATCACCCAGCTGTTGGCCTGATGGTACGAGGCGAAGGTCCCGGCGTCGGTCCACCATCCCCGCAACCTGCCCCAGCTCAACGCTTCGCGCTCGATGTAGGCGTTATTCACATCGGTGATCTCATACTCCCCGCGTGCCGAAGGGCGCTGGCCGCGGATGATGTCGTAGACCTCACCATCGAAGAAATACACGCCGGTGACCGCCAGCTGACTGGGCGGACGCTGCGGCTTCTCCAGGATCTCAACGACCCTGTCCCCCTCCACCCGGGCCACCCCGTAGCGCTCCGGGTCGGGCACCTCTTTGAGCAAGATCCTCGCCCCGCCCCCCTGCTCGCGGTAGCGCCGCGCCTCATCGGCGATGTTGTCCTCAAAGATGTTGTCGCCCAGCACCACACAGACCGGCTCGCCGCCGGCGAAGTTCTCGGCCAGCGAGAGGGCCTGAGCAATACCTCCGGCTTCATCCTGAACCCGGTAGGTGAACTGGCAGCCAAAGTCGCGACCGCTGCCTAAAAGCCCCACCACATCGCCCATATGTTCGGTGCCCGTGACGATGAGCACCTGCGTGATGCCGGCCTCGCGCAACTTGAAGATCGGGTGCACCAGCATCGGCTGGCGCCCTACCGGTAAGAGATGTTTGTTGGTGACTTTTGTCAGCGGAAAGAGACGGCTCCCCGTCCCCCCCGCAAGAACCACTCCCCTCATGATGCCCCCCTGGTATCGCTGCGTCGCTCGCAATATTGAGCGTGAATGATGGATGTCTTAATTCGGAGTGCGCCCTGCTGCCTGGTGCAATTCCCCCTGCCGGCGCCTCCTCACTGAACTTAAACGCGCCTGCTCGCTGACAATCCCCCCCCGGGCCAGATTCTTTCCATATGGCGGAGGTACCAGTCCACGGTGTGGGCGAGCGCCTCTTCAAAGCTCCAGCGGGGCTCCCAGCCGAGCTCGCTGCGGATGCGGGTGGCGTCGATCGCATAGCGCCGGTCGTGGCCGGGGCGGTCCTGCACAAAACTCACCATCCGACGCGCCGTGCCCGCCGGACGCCCCATGCGCCGGTCCACCAGATCGCCGAGCGCGTACACAAGATCGAGGTTCGTCCACTCATTATGCGCGCCCACATTATAACTTCGCCCGGACTCTCCCTGCGCAAAGACCATGCTCAGCGCCCGGCAATGGTCGTCGACAAAGAGCCAGTCGCGCACATGTCGCCCGTCGCCGTAAACCGGCACCTCCTGGCCATCGCGAAGCCGGCGAATGATCACCGGGATCAACTTCTCCGGGTACTGGTAGGGCCCAAAATTGTTGGAGCAGTTCGTGACCACCACATCCATCCCATAGGTGCGGTGGTAGGCCCTCGCCAGATGATCACTCGACGCCTTGGTCGCCGAATAAGGGCTGCTCGGATCGTAGGGCGAACGCTCGCTGAACGCCCCCTTCGGCCCCAGGCTCCCGTAGACCTCGTCGGTGGACACGTGAAGAAAACGCCCCCGGATGCCCCGCTCCTCCCAGGCTCGTCGGGCGCTCTCCAGGAGCACAAAGGAGCCCACCACATTGGTCTGCACAAAGTCGGCAGGCCCGCTGATGGAGCGATCCACGTGCGACTCCGCCGCCAGGTGAATCACCCCGTCAAAATCCGACCGGGCAAAGAGGCCCTCCATGGCATCCCGGTCGGCGATGTCGGCGACGATCAGCGGCACCTCCCTTTGAGCAATCAGCTCTTCGAGGTAGCGCCGGTTGCCGGCGTAGGTCAGCTTATCGACCACACTCACCCGCGTCTGCGGATGCTCCCGGCGCAGATAACGCACCAGGTTTGCGCCGATAAACCCCGCTCCGCCCGTCACCAACAGGTGGTTCGCTTCCATGCTCCCCTCCTCTCAAGACCCACCGCGGCCCGGACCACTCGCCGCGCTTTGAAAGCGCCGCCACAGGCGGCGCCCCATACCTCCATCGTCCATCATCAAGCTCTGCCCTCGCGCCTTTCGCCGCGCCGACAGATCGACACATCCACCATCAACCTCACCCGGCACCCCGTCGTCTGCAAAAGCGCGTCGCTGACATCGCCCCCCGGCAAACGCCGCGCCCCCTCCCGCTGAACGCTCACCCCCCGGCGGCCCGCAACCACCCGCCGGCCGCCTCGCTATGCGTCTCCAGCCCGGCCACTTCCTGCAAGATCGCCACATAACGATCGATGACCGCCTCCACCGAAAACTGCTCCTCCACCCGGCGTCGGCCACGCCGGCCCATACGCACCCGCAGCTGCGGAGAGTCGATGAGCTCACGCAGCCCTTCCTCAAAGTCGTGTGGCGTATCGGCCAGCACCCCGGCGCGACTTCCCTCCAGGATCGTGCGGTTGGCCCCCACCGCCGAGGCCACCACCGGCACCCCG
This genomic window contains:
- a CDS encoding dTDP-4-dehydrorhamnose 3,5-epimerase family protein, producing the protein MSRAEEQESLSKIVGVVVRPLSRHRDDRGWLTELWRHDQLPREFWPVMTYLSQTEAGVARGPHEHVDQADYFCFMGPGTFRLHLWDNRMASTSYERYESFELGEEMPSAVIIPPGVVHAYQNISRGPGWVINCPNQLYRGEGYAEEVDEIRHEDDPHSPFQLGRAR
- a CDS encoding polysaccharide deacetylase family protein — its product is MRAARFVISLDLELYWGVRDHRRLEDYRMALLGVRRAVPAMLKLFENYGVMATWATVGMLFCEHRDELLASLPRRIPAYRDASLSPYPHIASIGKDEVEDPFHYGLSLIRLIEASPGQEIASHTFSHYYCYEPGQEAADFEADLEAAVAVAARRGVRLTSLVFPRNQVRREYLDICRNLGLEVYRGNPPGWLYQAHARARNTGVRRAARLLDSLTPLTGARCVSAVSPLVRQPINVAATRFLRPLATRSPWLARRQRARICREIDEAVRCGGVYHLWWHPHNFGVGLEDHLSELEYILEHMARWREAGRMVTATMADVARQGLGYQEEPWVRPAL
- a CDS encoding formyl transferase is translated as MGTPRVVMLAGPGDVTPMLYHELSARLGPVPVIMERPMSRADFLRRRARRLGWLQVGHQSLFQTTVAPVLRRRGRRRIDELLRTHELRGDPIPEAQIIAVPSVNSDEARDALRALEPEVVVISATRIVSKATLRCVEAPFINLHTGITPYYRGVHGGYWALHQGEPERFGVTVHLVDAGIDTGAILAQRVIEPSVEDNFATYPYLQFAHGVPMVGAAVEGLLTGEQPRWREPAVRGGLWSHPTVLSYLRGRRRGVR
- a CDS encoding sugar phosphate nucleotidyltransferase encodes the protein MRGVVLAGGTGSRLFPLTKVTNKHLLPVGRQPMLVHPIFKLREAGITQVLIVTGTEHMGDVVGLLGSGRDFGCQFTYRVQDEAGGIAQALSLAENFAGGEPVCVVLGDNIFEDNIADEARRYREQGGGARILLKEVPDPERYGVARVEGDRVVEILEKPQRPPSQLAVTGVYFFDGEVYDIIRGQRPSARGEYEITDVNNAYIEREALSWGRLRGWWTDAGTFASYHQANSWVMAADRERL
- the rfbB gene encoding dTDP-glucose 4,6-dehydratase codes for the protein MEANHLLVTGGAGFIGANLVRYLRREHPQTRVSVVDKLTYAGNRRYLEELIAQREVPLIVADIADRDAMEGLFARSDFDGVIHLAAESHVDRSISGPADFVQTNVVGSFVLLESARRAWEERGIRGRFLHVSTDEVYGSLGPKGAFSERSPYDPSSPYSATKASSDHLARAYHRTYGMDVVVTNCSNNFGPYQYPEKLIPVIIRRLRDGQEVPVYGDGRHVRDWLFVDDHCRALSMVFAQGESGRSYNVGAHNEWTNLDLVYALGDLVDRRMGRPAGTARRMVSFVQDRPGHDRRYAIDATRIRSELGWEPRWSFEEALAHTVDWYLRHMERIWPGGGLSASRRV